The Nevskiales bacterium genome window below encodes:
- a CDS encoding glycosyltransferase family 9 protein: MNPVPPPAGKYAGYWTIKKLRRALRSRLNRWLARSAGAPPACVPLEPAAIHRVIVCRRNNRLGNMLFLTPLLHSLAATLPQAEIDLLIGSTDYRSLFKGMPGVRRVWVMPGGGWLWPLRMLALLFRLRAQAYDLSIEPTLNSFSSRLSAHLCSARWRLGFHTPNQWLSLTHAVVPDPSFRHEAHIPQQLVQAGFSRPAPAYPRLWLQLSEAERRAGAARLAALLGPGHGPVVGFFTEATGRKRLPPEWWRDWLIELRRESPSLRLLQILPPGASEPLLPGLPHLHEPELRQLAAVTAALDLFVACDSGPMHLASASGAPTLGLFRVTRRHSYAPLGPVDLALDVSNLTPQQTARATLLQLEAALRYSRGSVHTADSAPL, from the coding sequence ATGAATCCGGTCCCGCCTCCGGCCGGCAAGTACGCCGGCTACTGGACGATCAAGAAACTCCGGCGCGCCCTGCGCAGCCGGCTCAACCGCTGGCTGGCGCGAAGCGCCGGCGCGCCGCCCGCCTGCGTCCCGCTCGAGCCGGCGGCCATCCACCGCGTGATCGTCTGCCGGCGCAACAACCGTCTCGGGAATATGCTGTTCCTGACCCCACTGCTGCACTCGCTGGCCGCCACGCTGCCGCAGGCCGAGATCGACCTGCTGATCGGCAGCACCGACTACCGCAGCCTGTTCAAAGGCATGCCGGGCGTGCGGCGCGTATGGGTGATGCCAGGGGGCGGCTGGCTGTGGCCGCTGCGCATGCTGGCCCTGCTGTTCCGGCTGCGCGCGCAGGCCTATGACCTGAGTATCGAGCCGACATTGAACTCGTTCAGCAGCCGCCTGTCGGCGCACCTGTGCAGTGCACGCTGGCGCTTGGGCTTCCACACCCCGAACCAGTGGCTAAGTCTCACCCACGCTGTGGTCCCAGACCCAAGCTTTCGCCACGAAGCCCACATTCCGCAGCAGCTCGTCCAGGCCGGTTTCAGCCGTCCCGCGCCGGCGTATCCGCGCCTGTGGCTCCAGCTGAGCGAGGCGGAGCGTCGTGCGGGTGCCGCCCGGCTGGCTGCATTGCTCGGGCCGGGCCATGGCCCCGTGGTCGGTTTCTTCACCGAAGCCACCGGACGCAAGCGCCTGCCGCCTGAATGGTGGCGGGACTGGCTGATCGAGCTGCGCCGCGAGTCCCCGTCGCTGCGGCTGCTACAGATCCTGCCGCCCGGCGCCAGCGAGCCACTGCTGCCCGGCCTGCCGCATCTGCACGAACCTGAGCTGCGCCAGCTGGCCGCGGTGACCGCCGCGCTCGACCTCTTTGTTGCCTGCGACAGCGGGCCGATGCATCTGGCCTCCGCCAGCGGTGCACCCACTCTGGGCCTGTTCCGCGTGACACGCCGCCACAGCTACGCCCCCCTCGGACCCGTCGATCTGGCCCTGGACGTCAGCAACCTGACACCGCAGCAGACCGCGCGTGCCACGCTGCTGCAATTGGAAGCGGCGCTGCGCTACAGCCGCGGCAGTGTGCATACCGCAGACTCAGCGCCGTTGTAA
- the moaB gene encoding molybdenum cofactor biosynthesis protein B, which produces MGADFKPLRIAVLTVSDTRSLDTDASGQLLADQLQAAGHVLAARALLRDDVDAVRAQVAAWVGDDGVEVVLTTGGTGITGRDGTPEAIAPLLDKTLEGFGELFRMLSYAEIGAATIQSRCLAGVARGTLVFCLPGSSGACRLGWEKILRPQLDSRTRPCNFAELLPRLRER; this is translated from the coding sequence ATGGGCGCCGACTTCAAACCGCTGCGCATCGCCGTGCTGACGGTGTCGGATACGCGGTCGCTGGACACGGACGCATCCGGACAGCTGCTGGCGGACCAATTGCAGGCGGCCGGGCATGTGCTCGCCGCGCGCGCGCTGCTGCGTGACGACGTGGACGCCGTCCGCGCCCAGGTGGCGGCCTGGGTCGGCGACGACGGTGTGGAGGTGGTGCTGACCACCGGCGGCACCGGCATCACCGGCCGCGACGGCACGCCCGAAGCCATCGCGCCGCTGCTCGACAAAACCCTCGAGGGCTTCGGCGAGCTGTTTCGCATGCTCTCTTACGCGGAGATCGGCGCCGCCACCATCCAGTCGCGCTGCCTGGCCGGCGTGGCGCGCGGCACGCTGGTGTTCTGCCTGCCGGGCTCGAGCGGCGCCTGCCGGCTGGGCTGGGAAAAGATCCTCAGGCCGCAGCTCGACAGCCGCACCCGCCCCTGCAACTTCGCCGAACTGCTGCCACGCCTGCGCGAACGGTGA
- a CDS encoding histidine triad nucleotide-binding protein gives MGDSIFGKIIRREIPADIVYEDDRCLAFRDINPQAPVHILLVPKTAYPRLADVPETEQALMGHLLLKAAEIARAQGIGEAFRLVVNNGEGAGQTVFHLHLHILGGRGFRWPPG, from the coding sequence ATGGGCGACAGCATATTCGGCAAGATCATCCGGCGCGAGATTCCCGCCGACATCGTGTACGAGGACGACCGCTGCCTGGCCTTCCGCGACATCAATCCCCAGGCGCCGGTGCATATCCTGCTGGTGCCCAAGACCGCCTACCCGCGCCTGGCCGACGTGCCGGAAACCGAGCAGGCGCTGATGGGGCATCTGCTGCTCAAGGCAGCCGAGATCGCACGCGCGCAGGGCATCGGTGAGGCCTTCCGCCTGGTGGTCAACAACGGCGAAGGGGCGGGGCAGACCGTGTTCCACCTGCACCTGCACATCCTCGGCGGCCGCGGTTTCCGCTGGCCGCCCGGGTAA